Proteins found in one Bactrocera oleae isolate idBacOlea1 chromosome X, idBacOlea1, whole genome shotgun sequence genomic segment:
- the LOC106620749 gene encoding ATP synthase subunit beta, mitochondrial, with product MFAIRAVVKCEKNLLPHLSKITRGATAKAASRAAAGANGRIVAVIGAVVDVQFDDDLPPILNALEVENRAPRLVLEVAQHLGENTVRTIAMDGTEGLVRGQKVLDTSYPIRIPVGAETLGRIINVIGEPIDERGAIPTNKTAPIHAEAPEFVDMSVEQEILVTGIKVVDLLAPYAKGGKIGLFGGAGVGKTVLIMELINNVAKAHGGYSVFAGVGERTREGNDLYNEMIESGVISLKDKTSKVALVYGQMNEPPGARARVALTGLTVAEYFRDQEGQDVLLFIDNIFRFTQAGSEVSALLGRIPSAVGYQPTLATDMGSMQERITTTKKGSITSVQAIYVPADDLTDPAPATTFAHLDATTVLSRAIAELGIYPAVDPLDSTSRIMDPNIIGQEHYNVARGVQKILQDYKSLQDIIAILGMDELSEEDKLTVARARKIQRFLSQPFQVAEVFTGHAGKLVPLEETIKGFTQILSGEYDHLPEVAFYMVGPIEEVVQKAERLAKEAA from the exons atgtTTGCAATAAGGGCTGTTGTAAAATGCGAGAAAAATCTCTTGCCGCATTTATCTAAAATCA CCCGTGGTGCTACAGCAAAAGCCGCAAGCCGGGCGGCGGCTGGGGCCAATGGCAGA ATTGTAGCGGTAATTGGTGCCGTCGTTGATGTTCAGTTTGACGATGACTTGCCTCCAATTTTAAATGCTTTGGAGGTGGAAAATCGCGCTCCACGGCTTGTGTTGGAAGTCGCTCAACATTTGGGAGAAAACACTGTGCGCACGATTGCTATGGATGGTACAGAAGGCCTTGTACGAGGACAAAAGGTTCTAGATACTAGTTACCCAATTCGTATCCCAGTAGGTGCAGAAACTTTAGGCCGTATCATCAATGTTATTG GTGAACCAATTGATGAACGCGGTGCAATCCCAACCAATAAGACTGCCCCTATTCACGCTGAAGCTCCAGAATTCGTGGATATGTCAGTCGAACAAGAAATTCTGGTAACTGGAATTAAAGTAGTCGATTTGTTAGCCCCTTATGCCAAGGGTGGTAAGATTGGATTGTTCGGTGGCGCCGGTGTCGGCAAAACTGTATTGATTATGGAGCTTATTAATAATGTGGCAAAGGCTCATGGTGGTTATTCGGTATTTGCTGGAGTAGGCGAACGCACTCGCGAAGGAAATGATTTGTATAATGAAATGATTGAGTCTGGTGTCATTTCATTAAAAGATAAGACCTCGAAGGTGGCTTTGGTATACGGTCAAATGAACGAACCCCCAGGCGCTCGCGCACGTGTTGCATTGACTGGATTGACAGTTGCCGAGTACTTCCGTGATCAGGAAGGACAAGATGTGCTGCTTTTCATTGACAACATTTTCCGCTTCACCCAAGCTGGTTCAGAAGTGTCTGCCTTGTTGGGTCGTATTCCATCTGCTGTGGGTTATCAACCAACACTAGCCACTGATATGGGATCTATGCAGGAACGTATTACAACTACGAAGAAAGGTTCTATTACCTCAGTGCAGGCCATTTATGTGCCAGCGGATGATTTGACTGATCCTGCTCCAGCAACAACATTTGCTCATTTGGATGCTACAACTGTATTATCACGTGCCATTGCAGAATTGGGCATTTATCCAGCTGTGGATCCTTTAGACTCCACATCTCGTATTATGGATCCCAACATCATTGGTCAAGAGCACTATAATGTAGCTCGTGGTGTCCAGAAAATTTTGCAGGACTACAAATCGCTGCAGGATATTATTGCTATTTTAGGAATGGACGAGTTGTCTGAAGAAGATAAACTTACAGTTGCTCGCGCACGCAAGATTCAACGTTTCCTGTCTCAGCCATTCCAGGTCGCTGAAGTGTTCACTGGTCATGCTGGAAAATTAGTCCCATTGGAAGAAACTATCAAGGGATTCACTCAAATCTTGTCAGGTGAATACGATCATCTTCCTGAAGTCGCTTTCTATATGGTTGGCCCAATCGAAGAAGTGGTACAAAAAGCCGAGCGTTTGGCAAAGGAAGCTGCTTAG
- the LOC138858172 gene encoding uncharacterized protein, with amino-acid sequence MPSCSGAQQAISTAAAAEKTRENPTETLSSRSNCSDVEESQRATSGGALKRKRKRGGRLPPLPPTGCPGGQDDPRRKGMSGASLKWYLRHLQEGRTPEVAEDLARNRVRGDSTSPASGKQKGGNTAATRKRNGNNRGHCPVNATQPAGRGCERAAPSTTQAAKRKSGQLTPQEPPNTKRQRGNVAHATGGNRSAPNPPRVAEGQRRYADALKGIRMAVLPLNYPAETLGSEELTVLQDLLMEEVFRGSGYKASFHGVYFKGGILQVDCKDERSACWLREIAPKLAGWNGPILCAKKGDEIPPMHSMTVFLPRCAGKPYEFALGLIRNQNDGLNTSAWRVTSSTEEDSGWRLNLSIDDESYKFVRKVSFRLNYRFSSVVLRPFRPKPTTMCDAGEKMQVDEVATHPCASTSKQAATAETLVKVPSEKTGEQGGALPSTQELLEGLTNLAGDIAEDGENEDQFLMEPIL; translated from the coding sequence atgccctcgtgcagcggcGCTCAGCAGGCGATTTCGACTGCGGCCGCTGCGGAAAAAACAAGAGAGAACCCCACGGAGACTCTCTCGAGCAGGAGCAACTGCTCGGATGTAGAGGAGTCGCAACGGGCGACCTCCGGAGGGGCTCTTAAACGGAAaaggaagaggggaggcagactacccCCCCTGCCACCAACGGGATGTCCGGGAGGACAGGACGATCCCAGGAGAAAAGGTATGAGCGGTGCCAGCCTGAAGTGGTACCtgaggcacctccaggagggaagAACTCCGGAGGTAGCAGAAGACCTAGCGCGGAACAGGGTGAGAGGTGACAGCACTTCCCCGGCTTCCGGTAAACAAAAGGGTGGAAATACTGCGGCCACTAGAAAACGCAATGGCAACAATCGAGGCCACTGCCCAGTAAACGCAACTCAGCCCGCAGGCCGAGGTTGCGAAAGGGCAGCTCCCTCGACCACCCAAGCGGCGAAGCGAAAAAGTGGACAGCTGACGCCACAGGAGCCGCCCAACACCAAGCGGCAGAGGGGCAACGTGGCTCATGCGACTGGTGGCAACCGCTCCGCCCCTAATCCCCCCCGGGTAGCGGAGGGACAGCGCAGGTATGCGGATGCCCTCAAAGGCATTCGTATGGCGGTGCTGCCGCTGAACTACCCGGCGGAGACGCTGGGGTCGGAGGAGCTCACCGTGCTCCAAGATTTGCTCATGGAGGAGGTATTCAGGGGGTCTGGATACAAAGCCTCCTTCCATGGGGTCTACTTCAAGGGAGGCATATTGCAGGTAGACTGCAAGGATGAAAGGTCGGCTTGTTGGCTGCGGGAGATCGCTCCCAAGCTGGCAGGCTGGAATGGACCCATCCTCTGCGCGAAAAAGGGGGACGAAATTCCGCCCATGCATAGCATGACGGTATTCCTCCCCAGATGCGCAGGCAAGCCTTACGAATTTGCTCTAGGGCTCATCCGCAACCAGAACGATGGCCTCAATACATCGGCATGGCGGGTGACCAGCAGCACTGAAGAGGATTCAGGGTGGAGGCTCAACCTCTCCATAGATGACGAATCGTACAAATTCGTCAGGAAGGTGAGCTTCCGTCTGAACTACAGGTTCAGCTCGGTGGTCCTGAGGCCATTTAGGCCTAAGCCGACCACCATGTGCGATGCAGGGGAAAAAATGCAGGTGGATGAGGTTGCGACTCATCCCTGCGCAAGCACGTCAAAGCAGGCGGCAACTGCCGAGACATTGGTGAAGGTCCCCTCCGAGAAGACGGGCGAGCAAGGGGGGGCGCTACCCTCCACTCAGGAGCTTCTGGAGGGGCTCACGAACCTGGCGGGAGACATCGCGGAGGACGGTGAGAATGAGGACCAGTTCCTCATGGAGCCGATCCTGTAG